CTGACCCATATGAAGAGAAATATATTACGACTGAGGTATAAAGTAAAATATGCCTAAGACATGTGTCAGATAACTCAACTTGCATAAGGAAAAATCTGTCATGGTGGAGAATGTGCTCGAGGTACATCAGTCGAAAAAACTTAactcacatgaaaaaaaaaaatccaccatGGTAGAAGTATTTGGTAAAATATGCCCAAGGTGCATGATTTAGGAAAATTCAACCCACATTAAGAGAAATTTATTATAATGGAGACATAAAGTCGAATGTGCCCAATATACATGAGTTAGAAAATCTCGACTCGTgtgaagagaaatccactatGGTAGAGACACAAGGTAAAATGTGTTCAAGATACGTGACTCAAGAAAACTTATTTATGAGAAATCCACCCAGGTAGAAGCATAAGGTCGAATATGCCCAAGGTGCATATATTGGGAAAAtctaacccaagtgaaaaaaaatTCACCACAACGAAGGCATAAGTAAAATATACccgagacacatgagttgggaaaACTCGACCAGCATGTAGAGAAATATGCGACGACGAAGGCATAAGGTTGAATGTGTTGAGTTAGGAAAATCCGACCCACGTGAAGATAAATCCATCACGTAAAGGCACAAGGTTAAATGTGCCCAAGATATATGAGTTGGAAAAACTCAACCACGTGAAGAAAAATCTGTCACGATGGAGACATAAGGTTAAATGTGTCCAAGGAGCATGAGTTAAGAAACGTAACCTacgtaaaaaaaaaatctatcacgatggaggcataagataaaatatgcttaagGAGCGTGCATTAGGATAACCTAACCCGCATGAGGGAAAATCCATTCCAATAAAAATGTAGGGAAAAATGTGTCCGAGGCATGCGAGCTAGGAAAAGCTAACCCGCGAGAGGAAATCTCGAATGCTCTTATGTCGGATAAATTAAACATTGCACTTTGAACATCTCTCAAAAAAAGCCCTAAGTATgccttcgggggggggggggtaaatgatAGGGGATACATTGTCGATCGATCATTCAATACATCATCGTCACATGGTGCTCGAACAGGGAGGAGAAGACGATGTCATTTATGACCAGAAAGACAATCACAAGCAagcttacttattatcatttatgacTATAAAGGTAATCGTAagctttcttcttaccatttgtgATCAGGTATAAAAGCTCACCTTtaacatagaaaataaaaatttttGGGGACTACTTGCACCCGTACTAGTATACCTCATATTATTAACGGTATAGGAGAGATCGGATTGAGAATTCTTTTCTGATCTCGGCTTTCATGCAGATTGTACCTTAAGATATCGTCGTTTCTAAATCGTAGACACCTCGAATAATCTTATGTTTATATATTCGGATCAAATTCATCAATATGTCaatgataatttttctcaaataaatatttatcttttgTATCTAATGCAAGCATGCTCTAATAAAGATACCGTAAGTCTCATGCGGTCAGGTGCAACGAGGGATAGGTTCTAAAGGATTGGCTACCTGCTGAAATCCGTAGCACTCTTTGCCAAAATGGTGGCGATGAAAGACACAAGCTTTTAGTGCCACATGTTCCTTGAAGTGAATATTTAATGGGCATCAGAGCCAGTACATGCTCAATGAATTGCCAATTTAAGTCTAGTAAAGGCGGAGGATAACGATGAGTCTGTGCTGACCTCGAAGCTTGGATTTGACTGCTGAGATTGTTCTGCAGATGTTTTGCAGCTCAGTTTGAAAGCTCATTTGAATGGCCGGTATCTCTCAGCTGAGTAAATGGCAGCAACCTTGTGAAGACCTCTTATCTTTGGTACAATAGCAGCGACCTGTGCCACTGAGCTTGCTTGGAAAGAAGATGTAATTGACCCTAGGTGTTTATACTCGGTGTTCCTTTACTGCAATAGCAGCGATCTGTATAGGAACTCGAAGGGATCAACACCAAGTTCTCGACCATCGTTTGCTGCAATCCATCAAGAACCCAATAAGAAAAGGATGAATGGGGGTTACCAACGACGCATGTTACTCTGCTTGTGGTTGTGCATTGGTTGGAGGGTTGTgcttgtgtgtgcgcgcgcgcgcgtGTGGAGCAAAGAGCCCTAAGACGTAGCGCACATGATCGAAGCCCGTGTTGGCGATGAGCAACAGCAAGCATCGGGGGGCGCACCGAACGTGCGCATGTGAGCGTGTGTGTGCAAGTGTGCCGCTGCACGTGCTCGCACGTAGCAGCGTGCTGGTTGGGCACACAGGCAGAGCGGCACCTCCTCTCCACCCTCCGTCCAAGGCAAGCATGAGGGCCTATCTCTAGCTTTGCTCGGGGGAGAAGCTGCCATGAGGATTGCACGGCATCTCTCTTTCTCTACGCCCGTAGATTTTGCGAGGGAATATATATACAATTGGAACAGAACAGAGAAGAACAACAGGGGAGAGGGAGATGGGTGAACATTCCAAACTCCAAGTGCTGCTTTCTTTAGATTACCATGTTAATGTGTTTGGTGGGCACACAAAAGATTGACCGAGGGAGAAAAGAAATGAATTCTATGGTAACATGACACATGACCAAAGGACAGGTCCGAAGGAgacagccttggaggcacgagacATCAGCAAAAAGAAGACATGGAGAGGGGGTTTCATTGAGATGAGGGTTCCTAGCAGTATTTTAATCGCCTACATGCTCTGGGCATGGAGGATCTCTGAAGGTAGGATCTCTGGGGCTTAAGATCTTCTCAAGTATTCCTTCGTATGAACCCAGTAAGCCTATGCTTAGGTTAGACTGGTAAAAGATGCAGCAGCTGTGAAGCTTGTCCTCAAAAACGCAGACACTGCTTTCTGCTGGTACAACGTCCACTGTGGTGACAAGACCAGTGTCCTCTTTCCCTCTCTGAGAGGGGAGATCAGATGAGATGTCGACCGCTGGCCTTTGTTGCATCTCCATGGACATCGATTCAAGGAATCCTTCCTGGGGTCTGCTCGAACAGTGGAAGAAACCCACGAGTCTTGCGATGCATTGCAGCCGAACATGGCATCCAATACCGCTGCCAGTCCCAGGAGTAGAAACACTTGCAGCTTGTTCTTAGTTTACAAGAGAGGTGACTGAAATCACCTCACAGACATCCATGAAGAATCCTGCACTGCACATCAATGTGGGTGTTCTAGGGCAAGCTGGTACTGAAAGTGACCGTGCCTGAAGCTTCTCCGGACAAGCGACATGTTCTGGTAGCTCCTCTCTTGTCCACCATTTCCTATGGTTTCAAGTTGTTGATCCATGTCTTGGCCTATCTGAAGAATTTGCCAACTGGATAAGGCTTCCTCGCTACTGCATCTGTATTAAGCATCACACGACCATGGCTGGGGGAACtgagttttattattattattattactactactactactactactactattgtAATTTCAAGATGACAGACTGGACTGATGTGGATCTCCATGGGGCCTCATGTATCTGAATGCATGTATCAGTTGAGTATGCCTGTGGGAAGGTGGGAGATGAGGGTGGAAACAGAGAGCATGGTGGCTCATTCCAAGACCATCGTGGGTAGGCATGCACAGATGAGTGTAAGAGAAAGCCACGGGCCTCATGGTGGCACCTCCATTGATGACAAAAGTTCAAGTAGTAAGGGAAAACAGAGTACTGTTTATTTTTTCCTCTTCTCTATTGCTCTCAGGGCACTTGCGTCCCTCTGCATTGACATGCCACGAGGAAAATAACAGAAGAGAGAAGTAGAACAAGAGACGGAGCAAGATCTCTTTGAGATCTTTAATAGATTCATCCTTCTGTTTCTTGTTCAGAGCAGGGCGGCATGGGATCAATCACCAAATCTTCTTCCCACCTTCTTTCGTTAAAACCTATGTACACCAAATAGACAAACAGGGGAATGAGTCGAGAAGAAAGACGTGTCAAGTGTTTCAGATCGAGTTCATGGAGATCGCTTAACTGGTCTCGTAGGGGTTGGCTTCACAGGAGCAGAGGATTGAAGGTAGCCCACTTGTTTGTGTAGTTCATGGTTTCTCTGCTCGAGATCGTACCACTTGGTCAACAGAGAGCAGTATCGAAAAGAAGCTGCAAAAGAAGGATCATCAAGAGAACCTGAAATGCACCTTAAAATGGGTAGCCGAAAAGCCACAAGAGAACTCCAGAACACCTTCCATGGGTGGCTTCAGATAGTTATTGCTGTTGCTGTCGCCATTGAAGCGGGTCTGCAACAGCAATGATCGACAGGCGATATAAGGCAAGAGAACAAGTGGGCCGGAAGTAAGATTAGGAGCAGGGATGAGGAATAGAGCATGCCTTGGGGTAGCTGAGCAGAGTGGAACTCGCAGTGTCATCCAGCGGAGAGGAATGCTCTCTCTGTTGCTCTGGTTCAACTCGCTTCCTCTTCGCACCACTTTTGGCCGATCCAGCAGCTGGAGTTAGGGCGGAGCAGAGGCAGCCACCGCCCTCGAAGCAAGTGCTGGAGTGAAGATAGCAGAAGGAaggctcatcctcttcatgaaaaTGAGGTGGTCCAGAGGATGCATCGGAGACCATAGAcaggtcctcctcctcctcttcctcttcctcctcttgtaaGTAACCAGCTTTGTTATAGACAAGAGGCTGAGGGGAGTCATAGGAGGACTGATCTAGGTAGGCGGTCCAACCAGATTGGCATCCACTGCTGCACTCTGAGCTGACATCTTCCTCCTCCCCCAACATCATTGGATCAATATGAGCAACAGTCCTGCAAGCAGAAGCTCctactctcctctcctctctctctctctctctctctctctctgtctctcgtaAGTCTAAATGTGATGGCTTTGGCAGCAGAACAAAGAAGGTGGGACTGgaagaaaggagaagagggagggagAATGGAGGCAGAACGAAATGAATGGCAACAGGGCCAAATCCCAGACTAGTTTTGTCCTTACGCTCAAGCCATCCTTCCCACCACCTTGCTTTCCTCGGTGCACATGAAAATTAAAACTGCCAGTAAGGCATCGGCCGCTTTGTAGGTGAGCTCGCACAGTGAGACtaccaggagagagagagagagaggctctgAGCCAAGaaaaggtctctctctctctctcttctccaaaCGCACACTCACTGTGCGTCActctctccccctcccccccctctctctctctatctaaatCTTTCTCCTCTCTCCTATGCCATAGAAGGAATGGAGCCAAAACGGTCTCACATGCAATACAGCGAGGCAAAGTGTACCATGCTACATCGGCTTCATTATTTGCCTTAAATTCCCGTGAAGGAAGCAAATACAGGGAAGCTGCATCAGATAGCATCGCGTACGGTCCCTAATACGTACCAGGTGATGTTTAACCTGTAAGCTTCAGGTTTCTAAGCTCGACCAGCATCTGAAATGAAGGGAAAAAAAGAAGATGCTTATGCAATCCATCATATTGCTATGATCGTATTGCCATGGTGGTGAGAGACGAATCAACATCCTATAAAATCCATGTCACCCTAACATATTCGTGTCCCCGGTGATCGACACCAGCAataatgctgctgctgctgccagagTACTAATGGTGGGCTAATGCACCACCGTGTGGACTGTTGCAGGGTTTGGAGCGTTGCACGGCAGTGTCTGTGGATGCTTCCTTTAGGAACTATTGATGCAAACCGTGGTGACCCTAACAAAATGCCAGAAGCAGGTTTAGGTCATGCAGTGGCAAGAGTGATTCGAGGAGATGACTGATGAGTAGCAGAGTACCTCATCAGAGTGCGTGGGACAAGCAAGTCATGAGTAGGGCGAGAGCTTGTTTTTGTTTGGGTGGTTTGTTCCCTCCGGGAAACAGGGAGAAACTTGTATAGGATAAAGGAAAGGTATTACTAACATTATACCAGGAAATGACCGGAGGGGGGTGGTGGTGTTACCTTTTACCCGTGTTTATTACAGCcagcagaggaggaggaagaagaaggaagagagcgGGTGCCTATATCTCACACGGAGGAGAAGCTGACATGTCTCATGCGGATTGGTCGATTGGGTGGTCCCATGGATGGACCCCAGAACAAGGGTCCACAGCGGCACACAAGTCCACCACTTGGTATGGACAGGTAGCCAAAGCACATGCGCCCAACCATCGACTTTAGAGGTGTCCCCGGCAGCGGAGTAATTGCCGGGTACGTGATCACGCAGCACGAAACGCAAAGCGGGTTGGGTCGCCCTAAAAATGCGTGCGCCATCCATCCATCCAACGACATACATGCCATGTTCTGTTGTCCACGTACCATGTGTATCAAAGTGTCACATGTTGGATTCCTGGAGCCAATCTTAGCGTGGGGGAATTAAGAGCCTTTGCTATTTGGAAGATGGAAGGACTGGGGATGACCCTAACTAGAATTCTGCGCCTCTGGTCATCTCTTGAGCATCGGTTGAAGGAGGTCGaggtggaagaagaggaagagcacCCTTTGCCAATCCTTTAAAGAGTAGTTGGACATCTTTTGCCTGTTATGTCTTAGGAGTAGCTCAAGCCATGTGCCATTGTCATCATgggaccgagagagagagagagagagagagagacgcagcAGCTCCACATTATTGATGACTTGGTGTCCCATCTCGGCCTGCAGAGAGATTGCGATGGCTCCCATTTCTTTTGACTTCCACCTCTGAAATGAACTGCAATGATGAGCTCCTCCTGGAGGCAAGTGGCAATGACAAGAATCGCTGGATATTACAGTCGTATACATTGGTCTA
This DNA window, taken from Musa acuminata AAA Group cultivar baxijiao chromosome BXJ3-7, Cavendish_Baxijiao_AAA, whole genome shotgun sequence, encodes the following:
- the LOC103992872 gene encoding protein SOB FIVE-LIKE 5-like — translated: MMLGEEEDVSSECSSGCQSGWTAYLDQSSYDSPQPLVYNKAGYLQEEEEEEEEEDLSMVSDASSGPPHFHEEDEPSFCYLHSSTCFEGGGCLCSALTPAAGSAKSGAKRKRVEPEQQREHSSPLDDTASSTLLSYPKTRFNGDSNSNNYLKPPMEGVLEFSCGFSATHFKRNHELHKQVGYLQSSAPVKPTPTRPVLTKEGGKKIW